The following are from one region of the Rhizobium sullae genome:
- a CDS encoding ABC transporter ATP-binding protein, with translation MPLLDIQNLTVEFQTSSGLFRAVDGVSLSCDKGEILSIVGESGSGKSVAMLAMMGLLPWTAKITADRMTFDGKELIGISGRQRRRIIGKDMAMIFQEPMSSLNPCFTVGFQLGESLRVHMGLNRKERRERSIELLNLVGIPAPEDRLSNFPHQMSGGMSQRVMIAMALACNPKLLIADEPTTALDVTIQAQILDLLVRLQKEQGMALVLITHDMGVVAETAERVQVQYAGQKVEEQPVKALFRDPHHPYTAALLSALPERAQVGQHLPSIAGVVPGQHDRPRGCLFAPRCGYATVECDRGVVRQGPELGLALCNYPLKDGKPLGHPGVMPKQSAGDFV, from the coding sequence ATGCCACTTCTCGATATTCAGAATCTGACCGTCGAATTCCAGACGTCTTCCGGCCTCTTCCGCGCCGTCGACGGCGTATCGCTCAGCTGCGACAAGGGCGAGATCCTCTCGATCGTCGGCGAATCCGGCTCCGGCAAGTCCGTTGCCATGCTCGCCATGATGGGCCTTCTGCCCTGGACGGCGAAGATCACTGCCGACCGCATGACTTTCGACGGCAAGGAGCTCATCGGCATTTCCGGCCGCCAGCGCCGCAGGATCATCGGCAAGGACATGGCGATGATCTTCCAGGAGCCGATGTCGAGCCTGAACCCGTGCTTTACCGTCGGCTTCCAGCTTGGCGAGAGTCTGCGGGTGCACATGGGCCTCAACCGCAAGGAGCGCCGCGAGCGCTCGATCGAGCTCCTGAACCTCGTCGGCATCCCGGCGCCGGAAGATCGCCTGTCGAATTTCCCGCACCAGATGTCCGGCGGCATGAGCCAGCGCGTGATGATCGCCATGGCGCTCGCCTGCAATCCGAAGCTCTTGATCGCCGACGAGCCGACGACCGCACTTGACGTGACTATCCAGGCGCAGATCCTCGACCTGCTCGTGCGCCTGCAAAAGGAGCAGGGCATGGCGCTGGTGCTGATCACCCACGATATGGGTGTCGTCGCCGAAACCGCCGAGCGCGTGCAGGTTCAGTATGCCGGACAAAAGGTCGAGGAGCAGCCGGTCAAGGCGCTCTTCCGCGACCCGCATCATCCCTACACCGCCGCCTTGCTTTCCGCCCTGCCGGAGCGTGCCCAAGTCGGCCAGCATTTGCCGTCGATAGCCGGTGTCGTTCCCGGTCAGCATGACCGGCCGCGCGGCTGTCTGTTCGCACCGCGCTGCGGCTATGCCACGGTCGAGTGCGATCGCGGCGTTGTCCGCCAGGGGCCGGAGCTCGGCCTCGCACTCTGTAACTATCCTTTGAAAGACGGCAAGCCGCTCGGTCACCCCGGCGTGATGCCGAAGCAATCCGCTGGAGATTTCGTATGA
- a CDS encoding peptide ABC transporter ATP-binding protein, translated as MTGAVLEGKDLARFYTVNRGMFKPEATVKALDGVSFSLYSGKTLAVVGESGCGKSTLARLVTMIEDPTAGELLIDGKPARVGDRTLRSQVQIVFQNPYGSLNPRQKVGAILEEPLKINTDLDAAKRRRKAEEMMARVGLRPEHYDRYPHMFSGGQRQRIAIARALMLRPKVLVLDEPVSALDLSIQAQVLNLLMDLQKEMGLAYLFISHGLSVVRHIADDVMVMYLGRPVETGPAAEVFAHPRHPYTAALLSATPVADPDRAKNRIRLQGELPSPLKPPSGCHFNPRCWKAQDYCRRVEPELSGEGEQKYACHFPLD; from the coding sequence ATGACCGGCGCCGTTCTCGAGGGCAAGGATCTTGCCCGTTTCTACACCGTCAATCGCGGCATGTTCAAACCGGAGGCGACCGTCAAGGCGCTGGACGGCGTGAGCTTCAGCCTCTATTCCGGCAAGACGCTCGCCGTTGTCGGCGAATCCGGTTGCGGCAAGTCGACGCTTGCGCGCCTCGTCACCATGATCGAAGACCCGACGGCCGGCGAACTGCTGATCGATGGCAAGCCTGCCCGCGTCGGCGACCGCACCCTGCGTAGCCAGGTTCAGATCGTTTTCCAGAATCCTTACGGATCGCTCAATCCGCGCCAGAAGGTCGGTGCAATCCTTGAAGAGCCGCTGAAGATCAACACCGACTTGGATGCCGCCAAGCGACGCCGGAAGGCGGAGGAAATGATGGCGCGCGTCGGTCTGCGGCCTGAGCACTATGACCGCTATCCGCATATGTTCTCCGGTGGCCAGCGCCAGCGTATCGCCATTGCTCGCGCACTCATGCTACGGCCGAAGGTGCTGGTGCTCGACGAGCCGGTTTCGGCGCTCGACCTCTCCATCCAGGCACAGGTGCTGAACCTGTTGATGGACCTGCAGAAGGAGATGGGCCTTGCCTATCTCTTCATCTCGCACGGCCTGTCGGTCGTCCGCCACATCGCCGACGATGTGATGGTCATGTATCTCGGCCGCCCGGTCGAAACCGGGCCCGCAGCGGAAGTCTTTGCGCATCCGCGTCATCCCTATACGGCGGCACTTCTGTCGGCGACGCCTGTCGCCGATCCCGATCGCGCTAAGAACCGTATCCGTCTCCAAGGCGAGCTTCCCTCGCCGCTGAAGCCGCCGAGCGGCTGTCACTTCAACCCGCGCTGCTGGAAGGCGCAGGACTATTGCCGCCGGGTAGAGCCTGAACTAAGTGGAGAGGGTGAACAAAAATACGCCTGTCATTTCCCGCTCGACTGA
- a CDS encoding gluconokinase, whose product MPERTNQAHAIIVMGVSGSGKSSIGEKLAEALSLRFIEGDQLHPASNVEKMSKGIPLSDADRMPWLDLIGEAMKDALAKGEGVIVTCSALKRLYRERLRAAAGGNLFFVYLEGSRELLAERMGHRKGHFMPSSLLESQLETLEAPTGEPGVVTVDIDDTVEGIAEEARKKLAPLGVS is encoded by the coding sequence ATGCCGGAGCGGACGAACCAGGCCCACGCAATCATTGTCATGGGCGTCAGCGGCTCCGGAAAATCCTCGATCGGCGAGAAGCTGGCGGAGGCGCTGAGCCTCCGCTTCATCGAAGGCGACCAGCTTCATCCGGCATCCAACGTCGAGAAAATGTCGAAAGGCATTCCATTGAGCGATGCGGATCGCATGCCTTGGCTCGATCTCATTGGCGAAGCCATGAAGGACGCCCTAGCAAAAGGCGAGGGTGTCATCGTCACATGCTCGGCGCTGAAGCGCCTCTATCGTGAGCGCCTGCGCGCTGCGGCCGGCGGCAATCTATTTTTCGTCTATCTCGAAGGCTCGAGGGAACTGCTGGCCGAGCGGATGGGGCATCGCAAGGGGCACTTCATGCCGTCGTCCCTGCTTGAAAGCCAGCTCGAAACGCTGGAAGCGCCAACGGGCGAACCTGGTGTAGTGACCGTCGATATCGATGACACAGTCGAAGGCATTGCCGAAGAGGCTCGAAAGAAGCTCGCGCCGCTCGGCGTTTCCTGA